The following DNA comes from Opisthocomus hoazin isolate bOpiHoa1 chromosome 13, bOpiHoa1.hap1, whole genome shotgun sequence.
GTGGGGAGGGGTTGGCCCCGCTCATCACCAAAGCTTCCCAGCAAATTCCTCCCTCACTGGGTCTCTTGCTCCAACAGAAACTAATTTCCTGGCTCCCAATTTGGCAGAAGAGCAAGGAGCTGAATTCTTTCCTTTGGACCAGCTGGTAGTGCTTTGGAGAGCAGCAGCGACGGGGAGACGGGGACGTCAGGGAGGATGGGGCAGGTCTGTCATGACAGACCCTCTGCGAAGCGCCGAGCCTTCTTCCAGCCCTGGCCTGGGGAGCTGGGACTGATCCACCCACTCCACGAGGTGACGACGGGGCTGCACCCGGCACACGAGGGCTTCTACTCCAAACCGGGGAATGGGGACCCGACACTGCCGCCACATCAGTATCGGGGATGATTGCTATCGATGGCCAGGTAGGTGGGAAGGAAGCGGAGAATGCCAGGAATTCGGAGGCGACGCTGGCAGGCCAGCCGGCAGCGACACTCCCTAGCGACGCAGGCTGTCGGAGCTGCCTCCTGAGTCatagctcctgctcctgctgcggcTGCTCCTGGGGCCTGAACTCCGGCTGCGGCTCCTGCCGtcggcgctgctgctgctccagcttcGGCTCCGGCTCGTCTGGAAGCTGGAGTAGCTCCGGCTCCGGCTCAGGGAGCGGCTAAAGCTGCTGTACCAGGAGGAATagctgctggcgctgctggaAGAGGAGGGACTGGGACGGTAGTAGGGGATGGGACGTTTGCGGGCACTGTGGGGACAGAGAGACGTGGGTTACCAGCAATACAAGGACAGATTTACTGCCAAAATGTCCAAATAGCTTGTTTACCCTGCACAACACTCCCCAAAAATGTGAttgtgtttgtttaaaagaaaaaaaaaggaagagatcaGGTAGCTGACAGGCCTTGGGATTCAAACCACCCACCCCTAGGCTCCTGGGGAATGTCCCGAGCACCAAGTCTGAGGCCAGGCTCTGCTTGACACTGTCCCAAAGAGCCCTCAGCGTGAAGGTGAGAGTCAATATTTGACTCTCTCTACAGTGTGGGACATCTAGCACAGGAGAGAGTGAAACAAAACACCTGGGGGGAGATGCTCCTGCCGGCTGAGCCCCTGCCCTGACTTCCTCGgctgtttttcttcagctgttgtaAACGAGGCCCTCCCCTCCATCCTCCCTCTGCCTCTAGCTGGAAATCCCCAAGCTCTAGGATGGGCGGAAGGGCCTGCTGATCAGGCTCGGGGAAACCGGTCTCCTCCTGGAGCAACCGTGGGACCGCATCCCCTTACCTTGTGATGCGCCGAGCTTCGAGGTGGCTGGGAGAGTCTCTCCTGCGTTTCCTTAGGGGGGAATACgagcgccgccgccgctgccgctcaCGCTCCCTGTGCGACTCCTTCTCACTGGAGCTGTACTTGTGCTCACGGTCTCTGGGGAAGGCACAGATGGAAACTGTCACTGCTGGGTTTTTGtggggtgggtttgggatgtggAGGCAACGACCCACGAAGGCACAGGTGAGGGGAGGATGCTGCACTCCAAAAGGGACCACTCTAAGCAGAGTGCTCTGGTGGCATCGGCCGTGCGCACACTGACTCAGCTGGACAGAGAGACACTCATCTGGCTGGACAGATGGACACCCACAAATTGTGTCTGGGGGGGGTCTCGGCAGTGTCTCCTGGTGGCCCCACGCTGCCGAGCTAAGACAGCTTCCATGTACCCGTGTCTGTGGATGCACTCCGTATTTAGCTCTACTAAAACTGCCCGTGCTGGCTGTGCTGCGGGAGCAGGCAAGAACAACACCAGCAGCAGGCCCCACGTCAGCGGAGGGCCCCCAGTATCCCTGCAGGGCTGCGCAGCTCTGCACCGCGCGCCAGGAGGAGTGCCGGAGTTGCTATGGCTTTCTCTTTTGTTAAATTCCCGTACACGTCAGCACAGGCCCTTCCATGGGGTGTAGCTGACTTCATACGCCCTGCTCGATGCCATCTGCAAAGCAACACGTTACAGGTCAAGGGCCTGATCGTTGCACGCAGGAAGTGTTTTCTTACAGCAGCGCAGGGATTCTCACAGCCTGCAAGAATCAGACCCTGGGAACGTAATATTTTAAGGGTGCAAAATGTTCTCAGCAGCAGAGACGTTACCAGAAAAACCCACCCAAAGGCATCTCTAGGGCTGAGCTGTGTGTTTTCTATAGAGTGTAGAGGGAACAGATTTGCTGGACTGTGCTTCCCTCTGCAAGGCTGTGTGAGTGCCAGCACGAGGGTACCTGGCATCTGCCCATGCAGCAGGGGCACTTCCGAGGGCCTGACCACTCTTTGGCAGAGCCGCCATGCTGAAAAGCGGAGTGTCTTTCCCTACTGCGGTAAGATGCCTCTGACAAGGGCTGCTGGCTGGTGCTGGCTCCTCGGGCGATGAAAGCCGTGGGCAGACCCAACCGGAGCCTAACGCTCTGCCCACTGTTTACACCAGCGCAATAGAGAGGGGCACTCCCCAGGTTTTCCTACGAGGCATCTCCCACTCACATGAGGCCCTGGCAAACACCACCGAGCAGCCATCTGTGCACTCTTGGCTGCATAGCGTGCTCCCCCGCAGGGGCTCAGAGCGGAGGAACAGCCGCTTCACCTGCCACACACTCTGAGTGTGAGATACCACCATGCTTCAAAGCCAGGGATAAACCAAGTCTCCTTTCCAGCAACCTACCCCCAAAAGGCCTTGGTGTGAAGTTCACCTGAATCAGCGCGGGACAGTCCTTGGCTACAGAAAATCCACTTTTCCCACAAAAAGTGAAAGGCTCATCTCTGGGCTCTCCCCTCTTCAACCCGCACCAGCTCTGGGGTAATAAATGGTGAGAAATTTCCACCGGACTGAGGGCCAACTGGCATACTGCCAtaagggaagctgaggaagtgtgggctggatgagtggtcggtgaagtggatagagaactggctgaatggcagaactcagagggttgtcatcagcggcgctgagtctagttggaggctggtaacaagtggtgtcccccaggggtcagtactgggcccagtcttgtttaacttcttcatcaacgacctggatgaagagttagagtgtaccctcagcaagtttgctgacgacaccaaactgggaggtgtggtagatacaccagcaggctgtgctgccattcagcgagacatggataggctggaaagctgggcagagaggaacctgatgaggttcaacaaaggcaaatgcagggtcctgcacctggggaggaacaacctcatgcaccagtacaggcttggggtggacctgctggagagcagctctgcggagagggacctgggtgtcctggtggacgacaggttaaccatgagccagcaatgtgccctggctgccaagaaagccaatggtatcctggggtgcatcaagaagagtgtggccagcaggacgagggaggttctccttcccctctacactgccctggtgaggcctcatctggagtactgtgtccagttctgggctccccagttcaagaaagatgaagagctactggagagagtccagcggagggctacgaggatggtgaggggactggagcatctctcctacgaggagaggttgagggaactgggcttgttcagcctgaagaagagaaggctgtgaggggaccttataaatgcctacaaatatctgaagggtgggtgtcaggaggatggggccaagctcttttcagtggtgcccagtgacaggacaaggggcaatgggcacaaactgaagcagaggaagttccgtctgaacatgaggaagaacttcttccctctgagggtgacggagcactggaacaggctgcccagggaggttgtggagtctccttctctggagatattcaagacccgcctggacaaggtcctgtgcagcctgctgtaggtgaccctgcttcggcaggggggttggactagatgacccacagaggtcccttccaacccctactattctgtgattctgtgattctgtgatacgccTTGCTCTgcatccccctgccccctcccgccCTGGTGCTGAGGACTAAAGCACCCCGTGAGGGAGCTGAGGGAGCAGTTTTGGTGCTGGCAGGAGCCCGTGAGTGCGCTGGAGTCTAAACAAGTAATGGATGCAATGGGAAAGTGTGAGGCAGCAGATATCACGTGAGGAGGCAGCTGTACCTGCTTGGGCTGTAGCGGGAGTAACTGGGGCTCCGACGAGGCCTTGAACTCCGGCTCCCAGGACTTTTTTTGCAGGATTTGGAGGAATAGCTGGGGGAACGTGAAGAAGACCTGGGGACAGGCAAGAATGATAGAAGAGTTACAGACACTGGAGGGTGACGAAGTACCAGACTCCTCTGAATCTGGGCTTACGGGAGGAAGAGATGCCCCATATTTCAGGGCCTTTGCTCAGCTCTGTGTGCCCAGTTCACCCCAAGCCATGTGGATCCCTAGGCACCCCCCAAACTCTTACACCTCACCCTGCAAGGAGCCTGCCAGCCTGCAAGACTTAGACATTGCCCAGGGTCATAGAGACAGCCGACCGAGTTGGCCTTACCTCTTTCCTGAAGAGCAGGACCTGCTTCGGGAGTACCTGGGAGAGGCCTTGCGGTGTGAGGAGCGGgagcggctggagctgggggaggaTCTGCCCGTGCTGGTGTAGGACTCGCTGCGGGAGCACGGCCTCAGCGGGGAGCTGTGGGTTGGGGAAGGGAGGAAGTTTCGCTTCTTCTCCTCCGAACAGCTGAGGCACAACGACAGGCACCCTCTGTGAACATATATTTGGACAGTCATTGAAGCTGTGGCTGAACTGGGACTGGTCCCTGGCTGAGGGGAGCACCACGCTCCAGCCAACAGATACTCCCATCCTCCCATTCCCCAGCTGGGGATAAAGAcaaccccccagctccccaggctgTTGTTGCAGAAGACCCTGTGTGCATGGGTCAAAGCCCAAGAGCTCATCCTCCAGGCTGTGCCAGGGAAGGGCTGTGGAAGAGGTCTCCGGTGGCACGAGCGGCAGCTCTTCTGCCCCACGCCCAGCACACCAGAGGTGTCTGGTTGGCAGAGCCTGCGTCAGGCCAGCGAGCAGTGCAGGTCCTGGGGAGGGAGCGAGGTGAGAAGTGCTGGAGCAAGGGAAAGCCAGAGCATGGCAGGGCAAGGGCCTGTGCTCCAGCCTGGCTGTGGCGTGCCCCGTTGACTTTGGACAGGGCTGCGTGAATTCCGCTGCTTCCAGAAGTGCCCTGGGTATGAACCGGGGTTAGAGCCCGGCAGCAAGGCAGCCTCCCAGCAGTCAGCTGCAATCCCAGCTCCACCCATGTGAAGGCAGAGTTATCCCACTGGAATCACAACGAGGAAAGTATATACAGCCCTTAAAATTTTATCCTCTGACTGAAAATCGAGGGCTTGTTCTTCCTAACGCCAattcccctggctccctctcctcTCTCATTCCGTGCTCCCACCCCCAGACCACACCCTGGCTCTAACTTCCAGCGCTGAAGACCCGAGGGCCTGAACTGGAAGAGCTCCCTAACACCACTGCCCGAGCACAGCCTCGGGTACCAGCCACGGCGCTTCAGTGCCCTCATCCCCGACATCACCTGGCAAACCCCCAGGGACGGGAGGCACAGATGGAGGCTGGCATCTGCTCCCCTCTCCCAACCATGACCTGTGGCACCGGATGGCAGTTTGACTCCTGTCACCCCGTGGCCCCAGCGTCTACTGTGTTATCCCACAGCCAGCGAGGCGCTTGCCCCTCCCTGTGCTCACCACCTGCAGGACATGCTGTCTTGTCACCCAGGACCAGTCCTGAATGAGCTGGGAAGAGACAGGCTGGATCTGGCTCATTGGACAGGTGAAAGAACAGCCTGCAATGGCTTTAGCGAAAATGAAccccgctccccttccccacagTGAGTGGAGCGGGAGAACGAGCACGGCAACCCCCTGATGCGCCTTTCCAGACTTTGCTCAGCGGCTCTCTTCTTTGACACGGTCATGTCCAGCCGAGCAGGGCTGCGTTCAGGACATGGCTTGACCCAGGGCCAGACCCTGCAATCGCCACATTAATGCCAGAAGAGCCGGCACAGGCAATGCCCAGCGGCGTGATGGTTGCGTTTTACTCCTCAGGCTACAGTACTGGTCATTGCTGGGTGGTGGATGTCAGACTGGCAAGACTGTGGGTCTGATTGGTATCTAAGTGCCTCCAGACCACAAAAACCTCCCTGCCAGCTCACCACTGCAACCAGCGAGCGGGCAGGAGATACAGAGCAACAACGTACCAGGTAtttggctgccagcagcagctacTGGTAATCACTGACCTTCGGTCTTGTCCCTGGGCATCTGGAGACAGATTTTCCAAAGCTGTTCCCTTGGTCTGGGAAAAGCAACTGGTGAAGGAATTTCCTGAATCAGAGCTGTTATCGCTGTTGGCCAGTTTGGGCTTCCCGGACAAGAAGGCATGGCCAAAGCCATCATGGACTAGACTTCTTTTCTCCTGGCTGTCCTTTGACCTGGATGAGCTCGTTTgagtggagggaggggaggaagtaTCGTTTCCTGAGTCATATTCATGATACTCTCCGTTCTGTCTGGCTAGGTTGCCAGGCGGGCTGTCTGTTTTGGTAAAGAGGTCAGCAGAAGACCCTGACTGAGAGATCTGAAAGCAAAAAAGCCATTTGGCATTGTTTGAacggtttttttttggggggggtgttgtttttggttttactgtgctttttaatttttttaaataaacccagAAATTTTACCATCATGATGCActgaaacaaaaggaaaggaaagaaacaaagtaagaaagaaggaaagaaagaagaaagaggagaagaaaacaaaagcacataTCCCTGAAAGAAATCCACAGTAAGAAGAAACTTCTTTTCCCCCTGCTATGATAACGGGAAGATTTAGAGATCATGCAAAGAGTATCAGCATGCGATTCATGTTAAACAAAAGAGTTCAACAATGTAAACGGGCAACCAAAAATCAAAATAACTAACTAAATAAAAAAGGTATAACAGAAGACAAAGCCCTTATTTAACCTtaaaaagggggagggaaaaaaatgggaaTATACATCTAAAAACCCTACATaatccttggaaaaaaaataaaaatgaaacaaaatctcaAACAAGTGAATTTTTTAAGCTTCCTTAATAAAGAGGCTGAATGAATGTCActaaaataagcaaagaaaagTCAAATCAAATTAAGGGCTTCTGTACAAAGTCAAAACTGGCAAATAAATGATCTGAGcactttgaaacaaaaaaaaccaaaagaaaaaaggagggggagggaaaaaagaaaaatccctctgGAAATAAAAGGTATACAGATACTTCTTTGTGTGCTATTTTTCCCCCTGAAGAAGATATAGCTAATGCACTCGAGTGACCTCTAATAAATTCCCTGGTGTCTTGCGGATAGCATCCACTTACCCATCAAGAACTCCTCCTTTAGTAGGTAAGGtgtaagaaaaaaggaagagcgGGCAACATAAGTCCATCATTAGAGTCTCAAATTACATGAAAAAAACATAAACCCTCTCTTCAATCCACACTGCCAACTGTTCGCTTGCCTCCTCTATGCAAATGTCACGACTGCTTTTTGTCTGCCTGCTTGTCTCACTTCttattcatttttgtttccttctgctttaaATGAGGCCGGCCAGCCCGTTCCTGGAGGCTGATCGCTTGTGCTGAAAAGTCGCAGCTTGCACTAAATCCCCTTGGGTTTCATGGAAGTGACAAAGGGAACTCAAGCAAGGGAAGAAGTAAAAAATTAAAGTAGAGGAGGAAAAATATCCCCCCCTGTGCTGCACTGGAGACCTGTGGGGAAGGGGACGACAACACTGCTCCTGCCAGCCTCTGTGAGGGGGTTCAGCCATGCCCTGACCCAACGGGGTCAGCaaggaccccaaacccacattgGCTGCCCTGGCCAGGGCTGTTGTCCAGGACCCTGAGCACCACCCAAGGGGCTTTACATCATTTGAGTATTTTATAGTTCAGTTTTAACCCCACTGGCATTTGCCCGAGCCAGTCCAGGAATTTACCGGCACCGGGAGTGAGACTGTGTTAGTGCCGTCTCTGCCCTTGCAACAGGGTGAGAATTGGGGCCAAACGTGGACCCAACACGTCTGCACTCTCACGTGGCCTCCCCCTCTTTCACTCAAATGCTCTGCTCTCCTCATTCCCATCCCTAAGGTTTGGTCCAGGGTCCTCAGAGTGTGAACACATAGGTTTGGTTCTCCCTGCTTGGGACAGTCCGCCAACATGTTCCCAGTAAGCCGTGCTCACTCAAACGCCTCCATATGTCCTCACACTGTGCGCCCTCCCTCTACGCCACACTCTGCACACTGGGGACCTGGGCCATGCCCTCACAAATCTAGGGTATTCTAAGCCGAGAAAACCACATTGCAACATCGGTGACATCTCAGGGAGCAGAGGACACCTGGCTCAGTTGTCACGCAGCGGGGACAGAGCCAGTCCCCATGCAGAGCTTAGCCCTGGACCTGCTGGCGTGGGAATAGGGCTCCTTCTCATCCGCAGAGGGGCTGCAGACCCAGCCTGTGTCACAGTTTACACGGAGCTCCTTCATCCCATCAGCTGGTACCTTGGCATCCACCCTCCTGCCCAGTGGCATCTGATCGGTGTCCCTGGGGGGCTGCTCTCGAATTAGTTCAAGAGGTGCTAACAGGGACAGGGACGGCTGACTCCGACGCAGGTGCCGAACCAGCAGCGACTGCTGAAACCAGAGTGGAGCCTCCaacacacagagcagctctcagcaCACGGTCTGCGGAATGATGACTGCCCGTGACATCCTCACGCTCTGAAAACACCTGGAGTTGGAGGATCTCCAAGTACTTCCTACATTCCTGGAGAGAGAGGCATTACTGCTGCTGGGACAAGGGACAGGAATTAGTTCATCCCAGCAAATCCATACTGGAGCTGGGGACTACCCCATCCCACACATCCCACAAGCCAAGCTCAGTCCTAACTTGGAGACATTGGGAGACCCAGCAGCAGACGTGGGAAATTAAGTGATCCTTCCTCACTAGCCACCTTGCACCTTCAGTGCAGAAGCCCTGGACAGAGCAGAAACTTCTCCCAGATACTCCCAACTAAGAATCAGTGGAGACGCACAATTGCAAGTCCTCATTGCAGCATCTGCTACTGCTCCTTACTGCTTCTCAGATCTACCACTTCTCTACCAGTCCTTATTTACTCCAGTAGAAACTGGAACGTCAAAGGAGCATAAGAGAGTCAGGTACCCGGCTCTGTTTTTCAGCAATTCTTTCTCCAACCCCGATGCCACATCCAGAGACCCGAGAGAACCAGCCTCCTTGTTCTGAACCACTGCGCTCTCCCCAGCCATGTCCCAGAGGATACAAGATCATGCTTTCAAATACGGCACCAGATGTTTTTTTGAAAGATGGGTTATGGTTTGCATTAGATCTGGACCCTAACCAAGAGACAACCAGCTTTCGACCACCTTTCTTTCACAGGCATAAACCCACCACGTGAGGTATACCCTGGCTACAGAGGTAGGAAACGCCTGGAGTGGGCACAGGGCTGCTCTTCAGGACGCTGACCCCAGCATCATACGTGCAAACACCTTGCTTCAGTTCCCTCCCATTCTAAACCAAAAGGCCTCTATTTCTGCCAAGAAATGAAGCGGTTTCTTGGCATATCTAACACAGCTTTTAAGACTGCCGCTGGGACCTGGGATGCGTGCTTTTGCTTTGCCTTCGCCAAAGTCTACCTTCAAAGTAGCAACAGTTGTCAGCACATCACAAAAACTGTCAAATGACAGGGGGATCAACAAGCTCCTTCGTAGCCCAACCTCTCTGGTAGCAGCACACTGGGAAGAGGCAAAATACAGAGCTCACAGTCCTCATGAGCACTGGAGGGGCTGGCTTGGGCAAGGCAGGTGCCGGAGGGACCCAGCAGCTTCCCAGCCCCACCATCTTGGGGCAGCGGGCTGGAGCCAGCAGCTCGCCGCACACTCTGGGGGAGATTTCTGTCCTGTGGTAAGAGCCAGGACAAGTCTCAAGGTGCTCGACTTGCCCATTGGACAAACTCCCCACCTGACAACCTTGGCTTTGCTTCTGGTCCGATTTTACTGCTTCTGAAAGGCACGCCAGCCACGCGAGATGGAAAACAGAGCGCCACATCTGAAAACACTGTGCAGAGCTCAACTGTATTctaatgtttttttatttttctagggtGTCTTAAAAGAGTCTGCTCTTTCAGGGATCTCATTTTCTCTACGCAAGCATCTGgatgtccccctcccccccccccccccccaataagtaattaaatgaactcagtgaaCTTTGCCTGCTCCAGCTTTCAGCAGGGGACCTACTGCTGCCCTCAAGGGAACCCAAGATCTATATTTATTGGatgttttttgtttcaaataattttttaaacaagATGAAGGGGGAGTAGAAATGAGCCCCTCACTCGCACTCCAGACTTTAATTTTGAGTGTGATCCTAGACCAAGAGGCAGTGCAGTCTAATAGGTTACAAAAACACAATCACTACTCATCATCCAATTAAACCAAACAAGTCCATTTAGTGTGCTGCAAACAGCCCTGAGGCGAGAGACGACTATACATTTTCTCAGCCATAAGGGGACTGAGACCCATCAACGAGCAGCCTGGCACAGCCCCACTTATagctggaggatttctttctttggtcttttttctcttgttttgcaaCTCGCTTCAAAGTGgagttaatttctttttcagaagtgCATAAtgtctccctttctctctttttctgcgcATTGTAAtaatgaaaggaataaaaagcTCACGTCAATGACCCCGGCGTGCCTTGCTCTCGGCGAGGGGCTGGCAGACAGCTGCCGGCGCAGGGAGCAGCACCTGCTCAGAGGAAAGAGACTGCACGCCCGGCCTGGGGTACCTCCGTCTCCAAGAGCCGGGGGCAAACAGGCTCACCTCTCTGAGGATTTGCCCCAGCTGAAAAGCCAACCTCCTCTTAAGGGAGTACAAAAAATAGCAGTGCTGTAGGAACACAATATAACGTCTTTTTGCACAATTACGAATCCCTGACTCAAGGAATACTGAGTGGAAAACATCCTCTGTCTTTGCTAGGTGGAGAGTTCAGCAGGAGGCTTTCTCTACCACAGGGGCCAAGCTAAGTCCAGGAGCATAGAGGCAATGACACAGCTGTCCCCGCAAGGTCAGAGCTTGGGTTAATTGGGGCTGGACGGCAACAGTGCTGAGCAGCCTGGCTCACAGATCCATTGCTGGGGGTAAACTCTTGAGAATGCCAAGCAAAGTTTGTTC
Coding sequences within:
- the SRRM4 gene encoding serine/arginine repetitive matrix protein 4 isoform X1 produces the protein MAGVQQGEKQLFEKFWRGTFKAVATPRPESIIVASITARKPLPSSCSGTLSCLPYPAEDRRPEKLSGRAVKEASATNGCAKGKERRDHARRRSHSPSCNEERVPPPARGKKKKKSGRKKRRRSPSYSPSPVKKKKKKSSKKRKRNRLSSKKRRHSSSSPKSKRKEERKHKKHSRGRTRKSHRHRHRHSRSESSDSHSPSCRSRHRARSREEGHKTRRRRSRHHSKITAKRSSSAEVQASQKASQTLPFYSFLSPKEVISQSGSSADLFTKTDSPPGNLARQNGEYHEYDSGNDTSSPPSTQTSSSRSKDSQEKRSLVHDGFGHAFLSGKPKLANSDNSSDSGNSFTSCFSQTKGTALENLSPDAQGQDRRGCLSLCLSCSEEKKRNFLPSPTHSSPLRPCSRSESYTSTGRSSPSSSRSRSSHRKASPRYSRSRSCSSGKRSSSRSPSYSSKSCKKSPGSRSSRPRRSPSYSRYSPSRDREHKYSSSEKESHRERERQRRRRSYSPLRKRRRDSPSHLEARRITSARKRPIPYYRPSPSSSSSASSYSSWYSSFSRSLSRSRSYSSFQTSRSRSWSSSSADGRSRSRSSGPRSSRSRSRSYDSGGSSDSLRR
- the SRRM4 gene encoding serine/arginine repetitive matrix protein 4 isoform X2; the protein is MAGVQQGEKQLFEKFWRGTFKAVATPRPESIIVASITARKPLPSSCSGTLSCLPYPAEDRRPEKLSGRAVKEASATNGCAKGKERRDHARRRSHSPSCNEERVPPPARGKKKKKSGRKKRRRSPSYSPSPVKKKKKKSSKKRKRNRLSSKKRRHSSSSPKSKRKEERKHKKHSRGRTRKSHRHRHRHSRSESSDSHSPSCRSRARSREEGHKTRRRRSRHHSKITAKRSSSAEVQASQKASQTLPFYSFLSPKEVISQSGSSADLFTKTDSPPGNLARQNGEYHEYDSGNDTSSPPSTQTSSSRSKDSQEKRSLVHDGFGHAFLSGKPKLANSDNSSDSGNSFTSCFSQTKGTALENLSPDAQGQDRRGCLSLCLSCSEEKKRNFLPSPTHSSPLRPCSRSESYTSTGRSSPSSSRSRSSHRKASPRYSRSRSCSSGKRSSSRSPSYSSKSCKKSPGSRSSRPRRSPSYSRYSPSRDREHKYSSSEKESHRERERQRRRRSYSPLRKRRRDSPSHLEARRITSARKRPIPYYRPSPSSSSSASSYSSWYSSFSRSLSRSRSYSSFQTSRSRSWSSSSADGRSRSRSSGPRSSRSRSRSYDSGGSSDSLRR